TCGGTTCGAATTGGGATCAATGCTCCGAAGCATATTGAGATTCATCGAAAAGAAGTGTTTATCGCAATAAAGCAGTCCAATGAAGAGGCATCGAAGAGTAGGATCGCACTGACCGCCTTGGGCGAGCTGTTTAAGAAACGCGATCAATAATGGGGATGACAAAGTTTTTATATAAAGGTCGAAATATTTGATATTTTGCTATAAACAAATGGCAAACTTCCTCCGATATTAATAATTAGAGTCTATTCGAATAGGGCGGCCGACCTAGTCGAATAGATAAAAAATCCACATGGAAGTGGATGAATACCCTTCAGGGAGGAAGAATAAAAATGAGAATTAATCACAACATTGCAGCATTGAACACTCATCGCCAATTGGTTGGCAACACGAATGCAGCAAGCAAATCTTTGGAAAAGCTGTCTTCCGGTCTTCGCATTAACCGTGCAGGCGACGACGCTGCAGGTCTTGCAATCTCCGAGAAAATGCGCGGCCAAATCCGCGGTTTGGACCAAGCTAGCCGTAACGCTCAAGACGGCATTTCCTTGATCCAAACAGGTGAAGGTGCGCTGAATGAAACTCACAGCATCCTGCAACGTATGCGTGAGCTGTCTGTTCAATCTGCTTCCGACACGAACACGGACCAAGACCGTAAAAACCTGCAAGACGAAATGAACCAGCTGGTCAAAGAAATCGACCGTATCCGCGATACCACGGAGTTCAACACGAAGAGCTTGCTTGACGGATCGCTGGGTGCTAAGCATGCGGCATCCGGAGCTAATATTCAAGCAAATACGGCTATTAGCGGCGGTACTTCTCAGATTGGCAACAGCACGAAATTGCAGGATTTGACAGATGTAAACGGCAAATCCCTTGGAATCAGCGGCGGTGCAACGGTTACTGTATCCTGGGTTTCCAGTGGCACGTTCCATACTGTTGACCTCAAGGGAACGGATACGTTCTCTACACTGGCAACTAAGTTGGGTGCTACACTTGGTAAAGATACTTCCGGCCATGTTACCTTCACGTCGAAGACTGGTTTGGCCAATGCCATTCACGGCTTGACGCTTACTGTTAAGGATAGCAGCGGTAATGCAGTTAATTCCGCTACCAAAGCACTGTCTTCCTTTACTGAAACTTCCGGTGCATACAACAAGCAAGTCAATGACGGAAGCTTGCTGTTCCATATCGGCGCCAACACTGATCAGAACGTCTCGCTTTCCATTAACGATATGGGCGCTGAAGCACTTGGCGTTAAAGACCTGAAAATCGATAAGCAAAACAAAGCGAACGTTGCAATCAAAGTTGTTGACGAAGCTATCCAGAAAGTATCTGCTGAGCGCTCCAAATTGGGTGCAATGCAAAACCGTCTGGAACATACAATCAACAACTTGGGAACAGCTTCCGAGAACCTGAGTGCATCCGAATCCCGTATTCGCGATGTAGACATGGCTCAAGAGATGACTCAGTTCACGAAGAACAACATCCTTACGCAAGCTGCACAAGCAATGTTGGCTCAAGCGAACCAACAGCCGCAAGGCGTTCTTCAATTGCTGGGCTAATAACAGATTTAACTGCAAAAGAGACTTTAGGTCATCTAAAGTCTCTTTTTTCTGCCCAGTAATACCTCTAACATTTTGGATCTAAATGACCGATAATAATATCAACACAATTCTACAAATTTTGATATAGACCGAAGAAGGATGAAAGTTTAGGAGGGTTCGCTGTGGAACTGACTTTTCAAGAATTAACAATAAATTATGATTCGGATGATGTGTCGCTAAATGCTTTCATCCAAGATGTGGAACGCCTCCTTTCAGAACGAAATTTAGTATTGACAGGTATGAGGGTTGATGGATTCGAAATATACGAAGATTACGAGCAATACCTGGAAGAAAAGATTTATGCTGTAAATAAAATAGAAGTTATAGTAGATACAAAGGAAAAGGTCAGACACGATATCATTGTTACTGCGCAACGATATCTGATTCGTGCAAATCCCGCTCTTAAGCAAATGGCCAACGAATTTTATAAAAAACCGACACAAGAAACGTGGGTTTCCTTCGATCAATGGTCTGAAGGATATGGGTGGATTTCTCAAATGGTAGAGCTCATTTCGACTCAGAATAGCACTTTAGATATGACGAGTTGTAAACAGATTCTCACTGAAATTCATCCGTATTTACTTGAGCTGGAAGAAGCAATTAGGCATGAGGATTTCACATTATTAGGGGACTTGTTTATGTATGAAATTGGTCCCAGGTATGAAGTTTTGCAAAGTGAGATAAGCAAAATGATAGATCAAGAGGTTATCCGAGATGATCTTAACTAAAAATCTCAAGTGGCTTGACGAAAATTACCCTAATGCATTGGAGAAATTGAACGGCCGGAAAGAAGTGGATTCATTTCAAATAGAAACCGCTAAAAACGGACAATGCACCATTGTGTTTTCAGGGAAAGAACGTCCTGTTTATTTGCACAGCAAATATAATCCTTTGAATGAAGCTGAAGCATTCATTCAAAGTTTCGGGCAATTGAATGACTACGAGCATATTTTTTTCTACGGCGTGGGGTTGGGGTATCATATTGACTTATTTCTCCAAAAATATCCACACCTGACCTTTTCCATATATGAACCTGAGGTAGAAGTATTCAGGCATTTAATCGCGCAAAAACTCTTGTCTGACCTTCCTGTTAAAAGATTACGTAATATTTATATAGAGAGAAAAGCCGAAGATCAGACCGAATTCATTACGGATTTTGTTTCGGGGGTAAGCGGTAAAACTTTACTTATAGCATTACCAGTATATGAATTAGTGAATCCGACTCGATTTTCGAATTTTGTAACCCAATTTAGGGAAACTTTAAATCATCAATTGTTTTCTTTCTCAGCAGATCTTAGATTTGAAAAGCGATGGGCAGTAAACTCTTTAAAGAATTTGCCCTATACATTGACAAGCCCGAACGTTCTTTTGGATTTTGCCGATGTGTTTAAAGATAAACCTGCAATCATAGTCGCTGCCGGACCGTCACTAGAAGAGGATATTCCCATAATTCGTAAGATTAAAGAAAATGGAATGGCCTACATCTTTAGTGTGGGATCTGCCATCAAAGCGTTGATAAAAAATGGCATACACCCGGATGCTGCATGCACATACGATCCAATGCCATGGAACCATATGGTATTTGAAGACGTTACCAATCAGAACATCGATTCCATCCCGCTTTTCTATGGAACGAGCGTCGGATATGAAACATTGGA
The window above is part of the Paenibacillus hamazuiensis genome. Proteins encoded here:
- the csrA gene encoding carbon storage regulator CsrA codes for the protein MLVLSRKKGESIMIGDHIELIILGTEGDSVRIGINAPKHIEIHRKEVFIAIKQSNEEASKSRIALTALGELFKKRDQ
- a CDS encoding flagellin → MRINHNIAALNTHRQLVGNTNAASKSLEKLSSGLRINRAGDDAAGLAISEKMRGQIRGLDQASRNAQDGISLIQTGEGALNETHSILQRMRELSVQSASDTNTDQDRKNLQDEMNQLVKEIDRIRDTTEFNTKSLLDGSLGAKHAASGANIQANTAISGGTSQIGNSTKLQDLTDVNGKSLGISGGATVTVSWVSSGTFHTVDLKGTDTFSTLATKLGATLGKDTSGHVTFTSKTGLANAIHGLTLTVKDSSGNAVNSATKALSSFTETSGAYNKQVNDGSLLFHIGANTDQNVSLSINDMGAEALGVKDLKIDKQNKANVAIKVVDEAIQKVSAERSKLGAMQNRLEHTINNLGTASENLSASESRIRDVDMAQEMTQFTKNNILTQAAQAMLAQANQQPQGVLQLLG
- a CDS encoding motility associated factor glycosyltransferase family protein, whose amino-acid sequence is MILTKNLKWLDENYPNALEKLNGRKEVDSFQIETAKNGQCTIVFSGKERPVYLHSKYNPLNEAEAFIQSFGQLNDYEHIFFYGVGLGYHIDLFLQKYPHLTFSIYEPEVEVFRHLIAQKLLSDLPVKRLRNIYIERKAEDQTEFITDFVSGVSGKTLLIALPVYELVNPTRFSNFVTQFRETLNHQLFSFSADLRFEKRWAVNSLKNLPYTLTSPNVLLDFADVFKDKPAIIVAAGPSLEEDIPIIRKIKENGMAYIFSVGSAIKALIKNGIHPDAACTYDPMPWNHMVFEDVTNQNIDSIPLFYGTSVGYETLEFYPGPLAHMITSQDTLAAYFLKRTDNRQLEGVFDAPTIAIVTLELLHRLGCNPIILAGQNLAYKGDQFYSKGIGYEYRPAGLTVEEVASAKKIKDVYGNTILTSPGFDRMRIQMEYVIKQFGINNVYNTTKGGAHIEGTTFIQIEELVKKLQDKKVNPGWFKQESKYSTEFMINRLRHLVLQKDLLKSILDSMLRLLKDLKSPQILSSSSKLDKKMAEFEGMMKVLESNAFYQTIIQPMNRLQKNLLVRALEAKAVRLEKNKVSRAKRISELSRAYFEGCLGDLDIVTPIFNEVADKLLTQHGAAV